The proteins below are encoded in one region of Hordeum vulgare subsp. vulgare chromosome 3H, MorexV3_pseudomolecules_assembly, whole genome shotgun sequence:
- the LOC123440575 gene encoding protein G1-like7 has translation MDSSGPGTSSSAVVGGGAPDVAPKPPAQLSRYESQKRRDWNTFLQYLRNHKPPLTLARCSGAHVIEFLRYLDQFGKTKVHAVGCAYYGQPSPPGPCPCPLRQAWGSLDALIGRLRAAYEESGGAPESNPFAARAVRIYLREVRDSHAKARGIPHEKKKRKRAPQAAEASGSSAGTAAVFGRDVEGSAGDGALAASAAQAGARDGGSTAPSIP, from the coding sequence ATGGATTCCTCCGGCCCCGGCACGTCATCCTCCgccgtcgtcggcggcggcgcgCCGGACGTTGCGCCGAAGCCGCCTGCGCAGCTGAGCCGGTACGAGTCGCAGAAGCGCCGGGACTGGAACACGTTCCTGCAGTACCTGCGGAACCACAAGCCGCCGCTGACACTGGCGCGGTGCAGCGGCGCACACGTGATCGAGTTCCTCAGGTACCTGGACCAGTTCGGCAAGACCAAGGTGCACGCCGTCGGCTGCGCCTACTACGGCCAGCCCAGCCCACCGGGGCCATGCCCGTGCCCGCTGCGCCAGGCGTGGGGGTCCCTTGACGCGCTCATCGGCCGCCTGCGCGCGGCCTACGAGGAGAGCGGCGGCGCGCCGGAGTCCAACCCCTTCGCCGCGCGGGCCGTCCGGATCTACCTGCGCGAGGTGCGCGACTCGCACGCCAAGGCGCGCGGGATCCCGCACGAGAAGAAGAAACGGAAGCGCGCGCCGCAGGCCGCCGAGGCATCTGGTTCTTCGGCTGGCACCGCAGCAGTCTTCGGCAGGGACGTCGAGGGTAGCGCCGGCGATGGTGCTCTCGCTGCGTCCGCCGCGCAGGCTGGAGCTAGAGACGGTGGCAGCACTGCACCGAGCATCCCTTGA